In the Astatotilapia calliptera chromosome 5, fAstCal1.2, whole genome shotgun sequence genome, one interval contains:
- the cyb561d2 gene encoding transmembrane reductase CYB561D2, which produces MVHKKEPESEPRLYGFTRTASVVLTHLICFGFAVFISVLSRPGTSWFSWHPFLMTLAFSFFMTEAILLFSPEGSPIKSFSHKTKGGVHRLLQGLCASCAVLGFAAIFYNKHLSGKPHFTSWHGLLGLLTVCVVIAQSLAAMPLSYPSLAKGWSLAKLKRYHAASGLITYLLGSASMLLGLCSVWFAGAVREYTWYLSAVCLVLSALVIMNQVSRSYMAKKRFQS; this is translated from the exons tttaccaGAACAGCGTCTGTTGTGTTGACCCACCTCATCTGCTTTGGCTTCGCTGTCTTCATCTCAGTTCTCTCTCGACCCGGTACAA gtTGGTTTTCTTGGCATCCTTTCTTGATGACCCTAGCT TTTTCCTTCTTCATGACAGAAGCTATACTCCTCTTCTCACCTGAGGGCTCTCCTATCAAAAGTTTTTCacacaaaaccaaaggtggTGTTCACCGGCTCCTGCAGGGCCTCTGTGCTTCTTGTGCAGTCCTGGGCTTTGCTGCCATCTTTTATAACAAACACCTGAGTGGTAAACCCCACTTCACCTCGTGGCACGGTCTGTTGGGCCTGCTGACAGTGTGTGTGGTCATTGCGCAGTCCTTGGCAGCGATGCCTCTCAGTTATCCTTCTCTAGCCAAAGGCTGGTCCCTCGCCAAACTCAAGCGCTACCACGCGGCGTCTggactcatcacctacctgctTGGCAGTGCCAGCATGCTCCTGGGCCTCTGCTCTGTGTGGTTCGCTGGAGCTGTCAGAGAATACACCTGGTACCTGTCAGCAGTCTGCCTGGTGCTCAGTGCCTTGGTCATAATGAACCAAGTCTCCAGATCTTACATGGCTAAAAAACGGTTCCAGTCCTGA